In a single window of the Eshraghiella crossota genome:
- the buk gene encoding butyrate kinase has protein sequence MSVKILVINPGSTSTKIGVFEDTTLLFDETLRHSTEEIAKYPTVIDQKDFRKDIIVSFLKEKNFDIKSLNLIVGRGGLLKPIPGGTYEVTDDLIADLKSCVRGEHASNLGGILAREIADEIGVKSYIVDPVVVDEMEEVARLSGLPDVPRTSIFHALNQKAVAKRYAAETGKAYEDLNLIVVHLGGGVSVGPHKNGKVIDIFNALDGDGAFSPERAGSVPSGGLVKLCYSGKYTEKEMMKKLVGNGGFNAYLGTNDMREVNKLVESGDEKAKLVREAFIYNLSKNIGAMAAVLCGKVDQIIVTGGIAYNEWVINELKKYCGWIADFTVYPGEDELLALAQGGLKVYNGEETAKIY, from the coding sequence ATGTCAGTTAAAATTTTAGTAATTAATCCTGGTTCAACATCAACCAAAATCGGTGTATTTGAAGATACCACTCTTCTCTTCGACGAGACTTTAAGACATTCTACAGAAGAAATCGCAAAATATCCTACTGTTATTGACCAGAAGGATTTCCGTAAAGATATAATTGTTTCTTTCTTAAAGGAGAAAAATTTTGACATCAAATCGCTTAACCTTATCGTAGGCCGTGGCGGTCTTTTAAAACCAATTCCGGGCGGTACATACGAAGTAACGGATGATCTCATTGCAGACCTTAAATCTTGTGTCCGCGGTGAACACGCATCTAATCTCGGCGGTATTCTTGCAAGGGAAATTGCTGATGAAATCGGTGTGAAATCATATATCGTTGACCCTGTAGTTGTTGACGAAATGGAAGAAGTTGCAAGATTATCAGGTCTTCCTGATGTCCCAAGAACAAGTATTTTCCATGCCCTTAACCAGAAGGCCGTAGCTAAAAGATATGCAGCAGAAACAGGCAAAGCATACGAAGACCTTAATCTTATCGTTGTTCATCTTGGCGGCGGTGTTTCAGTCGGACCACATAAGAACGGTAAAGTTATAGATATCTTCAATGCCCTTGACGGTGACGGTGCTTTCTCTCCTGAAAGAGCCGGAAGTGTTCCAAGCGGCGGACTTGTTAAATTATGTTATTCCGGTAAATATACCGAAAAAGAAATGATGAAAAAACTTGTAGGCAACGGTGGTTTTAATGCTTACCTCGGAACTAACGATATGCGTGAAGTTAATAAACTTGTTGAATCAGGCGATGAAAAGGCAAAGCTTGTACGTGAAGCTTTCATTTACAACCTTTCAAAGAACATCGGTGCAATGGCAGCCGTTCTTTGCGGAAAAGTTGACCAGATTATCGTTACCGGCGGTATCGCATACAATGAATGGGTAATTAACGAACTTAAAAAGTACTGCGGATGGATTGCAGACTTTACCGTATATCCCGGAGAAGACGAGCTCCTTGCACTCGCACAGGGCGGTCTTAAAGTATATAATGGTGAAGAAACAGCTAAAATATACTAA